Proteins from a single region of Haloarcula laminariae:
- a CDS encoding uS10/mL48 family ribosomal protein — protein sequence MPYVTTLTLTSGDRHRLDDVVADIKARAERKGVELKGPRPKQPRKLRVPRSKTLGPDGGRFDPWSYTVYERTIDIVGYEGFAREVTAEAFPATVHVEVDVEQQTPPGSG from the coding sequence ATGCCGTACGTCACGACTCTGACCCTCACGAGTGGGGACCGCCACCGCCTCGACGACGTCGTGGCGGACATCAAGGCCCGCGCCGAGCGCAAGGGCGTGGAGCTGAAAGGGCCGCGTCCGAAACAGCCCCGCAAGCTCCGCGTCCCCCGGTCGAAGACGCTGGGCCCAGACGGCGGCCGCTTCGACCCGTGGAGCTACACGGTCTACGAGCGGACCATCGACATCGTCGGCTACGAGGGGTTCGCCCGCGAGGTGACCGCCGAGGCCTTCCCGGCGACGGTCCACGTCGAGGTCGACGTCGAGCAACAGACCCCACCCGGGAGCGGGTGA
- a CDS encoding amidohydrolase → MDHEQLAALRRDLHRHPEPAWCEYRTTSRIVEEVERIGVDELRVGPELLDGDTRMAVPDGETLGQWRERAREAGAREDVLDQCAGGFTGALATVDGGDGPTVALRVDIDALPITEADDRTHAPARAGFRSGTEGYMHACGHDAHAAIGIGVLEAVVESDFAGTFKLLFQPAEEVIGGGRAVAESGVLDDVDHLLALHIGLDHPTGEVVAGVNGFLAVRQFEANFRGESAHAGGHPAAGRDAVQALATAVQNLHAIRRHEDGATRVNAGVVSGGTASNIVPESATLEGEVRGETTELMEYMSDRAESVVTHAAGMHGCESEVATLAEAPSAESDAALADVVYAVAEGVEGVDSVVHSAPLGGSEDATYLMERVQERGGRASFVGVGTDHPGGHHTPTFDVDERSLAIGVDVLAGAIEQLG, encoded by the coding sequence ATGGACCACGAGCAGTTGGCGGCCCTCCGACGGGACCTGCACCGCCACCCCGAACCGGCCTGGTGTGAGTACCGGACGACGAGTCGCATCGTCGAGGAAGTAGAGCGCATCGGCGTCGACGAGTTGCGTGTCGGCCCGGAGCTACTCGACGGCGACACCCGGATGGCGGTCCCCGACGGGGAGACGCTCGGGCAGTGGCGCGAGCGGGCTCGCGAGGCGGGCGCCCGCGAGGACGTACTCGACCAGTGTGCCGGCGGCTTCACCGGCGCGCTGGCGACCGTCGACGGCGGTGACGGCCCGACGGTCGCGCTGCGGGTGGACATCGACGCGCTGCCGATTACCGAAGCGGACGACCGGACACACGCGCCGGCCCGGGCGGGCTTTCGCTCCGGCACCGAGGGGTACATGCACGCCTGCGGCCACGACGCTCACGCCGCCATCGGCATCGGCGTCCTCGAAGCCGTCGTCGAGAGCGACTTCGCTGGCACGTTCAAGCTGCTGTTCCAGCCCGCTGAGGAGGTCATCGGCGGCGGCCGCGCGGTCGCGGAAAGCGGTGTGCTGGACGACGTCGACCACCTGCTCGCGCTCCACATCGGGCTGGACCACCCCACGGGCGAGGTGGTCGCCGGCGTGAACGGCTTCCTGGCGGTGCGGCAGTTCGAGGCGAATTTCCGGGGCGAGTCGGCCCACGCCGGCGGCCACCCGGCGGCCGGTCGGGACGCCGTTCAGGCGCTCGCGACGGCGGTCCAGAACCTCCACGCCATCCGCCGCCACGAGGACGGCGCGACACGGGTCAACGCCGGCGTGGTCTCGGGCGGGACCGCATCGAATATCGTGCCCGAATCGGCGACGCTCGAAGGCGAAGTCCGGGGTGAGACGACCGAGCTGATGGAGTACATGAGCGACCGGGCCGAGTCGGTGGTGACACACGCCGCCGGGATGCACGGCTGTGAGTCGGAGGTGGCGACGCTCGCGGAGGCCCCCAGCGCCGAGAGCGACGCCGCCCTGGCCGACGTGGTGTACGCGGTAGCCGAGGGCGTGGAGGGCGTCGACAGCGTGGTCCACAGCGCGCCGCTGGGGGGCAGCGAGGACGCGACGTATCTGATGGAGCGGGTCCAAGAGCGGGGCGGCCGGGCGAGCTTCGTCGGCGTCGGCACCGACCACCCCGGGGGCCACCACACGCCGACCTTCGACGTGGACGAGCGCTCGCTGGCCATCGGCGTGGACGTACTGGCGGGCGCTATCGAACAGTTAGGGTAG
- a CDS encoding DUF7110 family protein translates to MTSRVYRLHSTLELPLEDAYDFFEEPDLPPEIADVDITRRNNTLIVSAVAKDDSMSKYTPTAQLKASVTENRVYEEDPDEMGPTGAASTGSAGGGPQWGALEEEEEEIESELVEYACFKGDRETVLQNTALQYEMFEVLCEVAKVAEKGTLTAIAAVDGELEAIRIVDGEEHPASINVVEDPADEDEEEGVNWRDNEFIS, encoded by the coding sequence ATGACCAGCCGTGTATACAGACTCCATTCGACGCTCGAACTGCCACTGGAAGACGCGTACGATTTCTTCGAGGAGCCCGACCTCCCGCCGGAGATCGCTGACGTAGACATCACCCGTCGGAACAACACGCTCATCGTCAGTGCCGTCGCGAAGGACGACAGCATGAGCAAGTACACGCCGACGGCACAGCTGAAAGCCAGCGTTACCGAGAACCGCGTCTACGAGGAGGACCCCGACGAGATGGGGCCCACCGGCGCCGCCTCGACCGGGTCGGCCGGCGGCGGCCCCCAGTGGGGCGCGCTCGAAGAGGAGGAAGAGGAAATCGAGTCGGAACTCGTCGAGTACGCCTGCTTCAAGGGCGACCGCGAGACCGTCCTGCAGAACACGGCCCTGCAGTACGAGATGTTCGAAGTGCTCTGTGAGGTTGCGAAGGTCGCGGAGAAGGGCACACTGACCGCTATCGCCGCCGTCGACGGGGAACTGGAAGCCATCCGCATCGTTGACGGCGAGGAACATCCCGCGTCGATTAACGTGGTCGAGGACCCCGCTGACGAGGACGAGGAAGAGGGCGTCAACTGGCGCGACAACGAGTTCATCAGCTAG
- a CDS encoding 2Fe-2S iron-sulfur cluster-binding protein — protein MTDYTVSFVGTGEEITVSEKETILSRCIEEGIAQEYSCRVGMCLACSAEILSGEVVQPAARGLTEEERENYALTCMARPASDLELDRGKYPPSIEGDAADAATADDD, from the coding sequence ATGACTGACTACACCGTCTCCTTCGTCGGGACCGGCGAGGAGATAACGGTCTCGGAGAAGGAGACCATCCTCTCGCGCTGCATCGAGGAGGGCATCGCCCAGGAGTACTCCTGTCGCGTGGGGATGTGTCTGGCCTGTTCGGCCGAGATTCTCTCCGGGGAGGTCGTCCAGCCGGCGGCGCGCGGGCTCACCGAAGAGGAGCGGGAGAACTACGCGCTGACCTGCATGGCCCGGCCCGCGTCGGACCTCGAACTGGACCGCGGGAAATACCCCCCGAGCATCGAGGGCGACGCGGCCGACGCGGCGACGGCCGACGACGACTGA
- a CDS encoding geranylgeranyl reductase family protein: MTTHQYDVAVVGAGTSGCYAAATIADAGYDVVVVERKDAEEAGHIACGDALKGASDFPDAIPKSQLEPAFTNTDVDHGRFEIPQEDTVLEIPVPGELAVIDRWEYGRCLIEGADESGVEFHYDTVVQDVRQTDGGTVTGFEAIRKGDPVTYDAEIVIDAAGALSLLQDKADFEDATFDTNVRYSQFCSAYREIVEVEEPVEWDDALVFKPTERSAGYLWYFPRTDTEINAGLGFQMNEEPMELVDDLKRDLRGRPEFEGAEVTDKLGAALPTRRPYDSAVAPGYMAVGDAAGHVNPTTGGGIAGAAYAGTYAAEQAIDAIADGRTDDEDALWEYNVNVMDHFGARYAALDVYNIFTTAYDIDDLMALLAAIPGEKLAEALYGGSTSLGLGLKLKMAVKSVGHWGTIRDLYQTKKAADRLLDHYESYPSDRSGFEAWQQERDAIMDDIYAVTGAEPKY; the protein is encoded by the coding sequence ATGACCACACACCAGTACGACGTGGCCGTCGTCGGGGCGGGGACGTCGGGCTGTTACGCCGCCGCGACCATCGCCGACGCGGGCTACGACGTCGTCGTCGTCGAGCGCAAAGACGCCGAGGAGGCGGGCCACATCGCCTGCGGAGACGCGCTGAAGGGGGCCAGCGACTTCCCCGACGCCATCCCGAAGTCACAGCTCGAACCGGCCTTTACCAACACGGACGTCGACCACGGGCGCTTCGAGATTCCCCAGGAGGACACGGTGCTGGAGATTCCCGTCCCGGGCGAGCTGGCCGTCATCGACCGCTGGGAGTACGGCCGCTGTCTCATCGAGGGGGCCGACGAGTCCGGCGTCGAGTTCCACTACGACACCGTCGTCCAGGACGTTCGGCAGACCGACGGCGGGACCGTCACCGGGTTCGAAGCGATTCGCAAGGGCGACCCGGTCACCTACGACGCCGAGATAGTCATCGACGCCGCCGGCGCGCTCTCCCTGCTGCAGGACAAGGCCGACTTCGAGGACGCCACGTTCGACACGAACGTCCGCTACTCGCAGTTCTGCTCGGCCTACCGGGAGATCGTCGAGGTCGAGGAACCCGTCGAGTGGGACGACGCCCTCGTCTTCAAGCCCACCGAGCGGTCCGCGGGCTACCTCTGGTACTTCCCGCGCACGGACACCGAGATAAACGCCGGCCTCGGGTTCCAGATGAACGAGGAACCGATGGAACTGGTCGACGACCTCAAGCGCGACCTCCGGGGCCGCCCCGAGTTCGAGGGCGCCGAGGTCACGGACAAACTCGGCGCCGCCCTGCCGACGCGGCGGCCCTACGACTCGGCGGTCGCGCCGGGCTACATGGCCGTCGGCGACGCCGCGGGCCACGTCAACCCCACCACCGGCGGCGGCATCGCCGGCGCGGCCTACGCCGGCACGTACGCCGCCGAGCAGGCCATCGACGCCATCGCGGACGGCCGCACCGACGACGAGGACGCCCTCTGGGAGTACAACGTCAACGTGATGGACCACTTCGGGGCGCGCTACGCCGCCCTGGACGTGTACAACATCTTCACCACGGCCTACGACATCGACGACCTGATGGCCCTGCTCGCGGCCATCCCGGGCGAGAAGCTGGCGGAGGCCCTCTACGGCGGGTCGACCAGCCTCGGCCTCGGCCTCAAGCTCAAGATGGCCGTCAAGAGCGTCGGCCACTGGGGGACGATTCGGGACCTCTACCAGACGAAGAAGGCTGCCGACCGGCTGCTCGACCACTACGAGTCCTACCCGAGCGACCGGTCGGGCTTCGAGGCCTGGCAACAGGAACGGGACGCCATCATGGACGACATCTACGCCGTCACCGGCGCCGAGCCGAAGTACTGA
- a CDS encoding stage II sporulation protein M, translating into MSSRLAATRAIYRRWLRRYVPVAALILGASTVAGFLLGSVVPIGALPTPESGAPSPFPALTTVDLAANNLLAMLALALGAVSLGFVTAVGLVLNGLVIGAVVGIAVQGTDPLVVAALIVPHGVLEIPALLVASAVGLRFGWLTVRYIRGLEDRLVTRRDLREAGWLLAVSSLFIVVAAYIEANVTIALAEAVAGGALGNV; encoded by the coding sequence ATGAGCTCCCGCCTGGCTGCCACGCGGGCCATCTACCGCCGCTGGCTCCGCCGCTACGTGCCCGTCGCGGCGCTGATTCTGGGCGCGAGCACCGTCGCCGGCTTCCTGCTCGGGAGCGTGGTCCCGATAGGGGCGCTCCCGACGCCCGAGAGCGGGGCTCCCTCCCCGTTCCCCGCGTTGACGACAGTCGACCTCGCGGCCAATAACCTCCTCGCGATGCTCGCGCTGGCGCTTGGCGCCGTCTCGCTCGGTTTCGTCACCGCCGTCGGACTCGTCCTCAACGGGCTGGTCATCGGCGCCGTCGTCGGCATCGCCGTCCAGGGGACCGACCCGCTCGTCGTCGCGGCGCTCATCGTCCCCCACGGCGTCCTGGAGATTCCGGCCCTGCTCGTCGCCTCGGCCGTCGGCCTGCGGTTTGGCTGGCTCACGGTCCGATACATCCGCGGGCTGGAGGACCGGCTCGTCACACGGCGGGACCTGCGCGAGGCGGGGTGGCTCCTCGCGGTCTCGTCGCTGTTCATCGTCGTCGCTGCCTACATCGAAGCCAACGTCACAATAGCGCTGGCCGAAGCGGTCGCCGGCGGAGCGCTCGGAAACGTCTGA